In a genomic window of Arachis duranensis cultivar V14167 unplaced genomic scaffold, aradu.V14167.gnm2.J7QH unplaced_Scaffold_232528, whole genome shotgun sequence:
- the LOC127744285 gene encoding ATP synthase subunit a-like, whose protein sequence is MSEIFVLGFCFCFYVSVNTWHAYRIIQINERLQKPMTFKITWKDGLVITPWERPIGPTHGPSDPSSPSGSPVKDALDLAQDVPHSPLDQFAIKSFLDMRVGYLYISFTNPAFFMLLTLGLVFLLFHLVTKKGGGKSVPNAWQSLVELIYDFVPNLVNEQIGGLSGNVKQKFFPCISVTFTFSLFCNLQGMIPYSFTVTSHFLITLGLSFSIFIGITLVGFQRNGLHFLSFSLPAGVPLPLAPFLVLLELIPHSFHALSSGIRLFPNMMASYSSVKILSGSAWTMLCMNDLFYFIGDLGPLSLVLALTGLELGVAISQAHVSTISICIYLNDATNLHQTFFFFCYFFIIE, encoded by the coding sequence ATGTCAGAGATTTTTGTGCTTGGCTTTTGCTTCTGTTTTTACGTAAGCGTAAACACTTGGCACGCTTATAGGATTATCCAGATAAATGAAAGATTACAGAAGCCCATGACATTTAAAATAACTTGGAAAGACGGGTTGGTGATAACCCCGTGGGAACGGCCTATTGGTCCCACCCACGGCCCATCTGACCCTTCTTCGCCTTCGGGTTCTCCAGTTAAGGATGCCCTGGATCTAGCGCAAGATGTTCCCCACAGCCCCCTTGATCAATTTGCCATTAAGTCATTTCTTGATATGAGGGTAGGATACTTGTATATCTCATTCACAAATCCCGCTTTCTTTATGCTGCTAACTCTCGGTTTGGTCTTCCTGCTGTTTCATTTGGTTACTAAAAAGGGCGGAGGAAAGTCAGTACCAAATGCTTGGCAATCCTTGGTAGAGCTTATTTATGATTTCGTGCCGAACCTGGTAAACGAACAAATAGGTGGTCTTTCCGGAAATGTGAAACAAAAGTTTTTCCCTTGCATCTCGGTCACTTTTACTTTTTCGTTATTTTGTAATCTCCAGGGTATGATACCTTATAGCTTCACAGTTACAAGTCATTTTCTCATTACTTTGGGTCTctcattttccatttttattGGCATTACTCTAGTGGGATTTCAAAGAAATGGGCTTCATTTTTTAAGCTTCTCATTACCCGCAGGAGTCCCACTGCCGTTAGCACCTTTTTTAGTACTCCTTGAGCTAATCCCTCATAGTTTTCACGCATTAAGCTCAGGAATACGTTTATTTCCTAATATGATGGCCAGTTATAGTTCAGTAAAGATTTTAAGTGGGTCCGCTTGGACTATGCTATGTATGAATGATCTTTTCTATTTCATAGGAGATCTTGGTCCTTTAAGTTTAGTTCTTGCATTAACCGGTCTGGAATTAGGCGTAGCTATATCACAAGCTCATGTTTCTACGATCTCAATCTGTATTTACTTGAATGATGCTACAAATCTCCAtcaaactttcttttttttttgttatttttttataattgaataa